The sequence below is a genomic window from Stigmatopora nigra isolate UIUO_SnigA chromosome 4, RoL_Snig_1.1, whole genome shotgun sequence.
ATGAGTGACATCATAAACTTGGCCCGATGTAGACGTGACAATAAGAGGgtgaaaaatatatagaattcaACGCGTTGAGGGCACTTAAAATCTAATGTACAACTATATAATtgttaattttacaaaatggggATGAGTGGAGCCTACAAGTTCCGACATCCTGGAGTTATTATCGCGACACCAGTTAGAGATGTAACCAGATTGCTCCGAgcaaaaggggaaaatgacgaAAGGCTACGCAGCACATTGTTTCATCTGCAGAGTTACACACAcgagcgcacacacacatagagcTCAAATCAGTGTGAGAGGTAAGACTCAAGGCAATTACAAGTATGGATCCTCTGGATGGTGGCCACGCAAAAGCGCCATAACCAATGACAGTGAAGCCTCCAATGGCACAAATCACCCATGCTTATTATCAAAGTATGAGAAAGCAGGAAAAAAGAATGGATCCAATCATTTGGCGGCCATTGGTGGTGGTAGTCATTTAATCTATTTTACActttagtcaaaatggattgctcttctatcactgtcaaaggcagccaatgggtGAATACAACATACGATGTTCCAAAAGAGGCAAAATGGTCAATAAGCTGCATTACATAAACAGAACACAAGAATACATTGTTGTGCAACTTTTATGATCGTATAACTAGTTCCTGTCATGTCAAACTTGATTCCACAAAACCCCTCATAGTAAAAAggtcaaaataaacattaacaCAACGTGTATCTCgtatatattcatataatgTTGCATATAAAGCACAGGTGTTAAGCGTAAAGGCCTGGGGGCAAGACATAGgtcatatttatgtatttttttatatttctatagTATTAATTAATGACCAAGAACTCAAGAAATCAGGAATAGTATGtgtaatgtaaatgtttttgtacTGTGGCAATGAAAACAAATCCTATTGCCAAGAGAAAACAGTTGGAATATGAGAATTATTGATATGATACAATCACGGTGCAATGATAGATGTGCAATCACGTGGCTATTAAaacttttaaacttttttaaatagtttgtcaCTTTTATACATGCAATCCATTTAAATAAGAATGCCTGGCAACTCTTTCAATTTGTCACTTGtacatgtccaatcaatttgaactggaAAGTTTGGCACAGAAGAACATTTGTTCATTCTATTCCATCCTTCCCAGTTTCAagaaattggacgtctattgctttCAGTAGAAGCCAATGAAATGATTGGCCTAAAGCACAAATAGGAAACAGCCAATCTTTAATGAACCAATGTGtatgcatttatattttttcttttactataacATATTTTGTTATGAGAGGcatggcggatgagtggttagcgtgttggcctaaaagtaggggacctgggttcaaatcctggtcggtccaactgtgtggagtttgcatgttctccccgggcctgtgtgggttttctccaggtactgtgggttcttcccacattccaaagacatgcatagtagactgattggacactctaaattgccccaaggtatgagtgtgagcatgaatgtttgtttatctccttgtgccctgtgattggctggccaccaattcagaatgttgtcccccgcctcttgcccgaagtcagctgggataggctccagcaccccccacaaccccagtgaggataaagcagttcagaaaatgagatactTTGTTGTTTGCTGATCCATCTTGAGAATCACTAATGAGTGGAATGCTAGCATGCTAGGGTACCCATTGAATGGGTAGATGGGGTGAGGAGGGTGTGGGTTAACTTGTTGATGTTTTAGCCTCGAGGGGTACATCAGACTAAATGTTCTTATGCGTGTCTACAGGTGCAGCAACAGGAAAGATGCCTGtggcaaacacacacgcacacaaacagacGGGGGCTTTGCAACTCACCCCTAGTCTGCAGTCCACCCTCCGCAGATAGTCGTCCATGTCGCCCTGCGTCGGCGCGGCACCAGCGTGGAGCTCCACATAGGATACACACAAGGAGACCGATGGGGACAAGGATGTGTCGAAACGCCAGCGCGTGCGGGGACGTGTCGTAAAGACGCGTGGACGTGGAGTCACCCCCCGCTAAGCTCTCACTGCAGCAGTCCCTCTgcagctgtgtgtgtgttggcacCGCCCCTTCTCGGAAAGCTGCCTGGGTGTGGGAGACGGACGCCACTAGTTGGAGTGGCGGAGGAGTCACTCTGACCTCTACTGGCTAACTGAGTACCTACAGGCAACAAGAAGTCTGAAGTTAATTAATCAGCTTttactaataaaaaatacaaaaaatgtccctaatattcattcatttattttctgaaccgcttatcttcactagggtcggaGGAGGTGTTGAAGACTATCCCAGCTATGAGCGTGAATGCTTGTCCGTCTCATTGTTCCCTGTGATTAGCCGGCCACCAATTGAGGGCGTCCCCCACCAGaggcccatagttggctgggatggtctccagcacccctgcaacccttgtggggataaggtGTTCGGAAAATGTATGGTTAGTATTAGTCCCCTTGAAAACTCTGTCTTCTCACTGATTTCCCCACTTAAATGTTTTAACtcatcaaaaaaatgtgaataccaCCGATAACCCAATTAAACTCCATTATTGCTGGGTGATTTCTATTGTTATTTagcaaaactaaagaaaaatggATGGGCCTTCCACGGCAACAAAAACTGAACTAAATTAATACGCCATCCCAAAGTTTTCTTGTGGTGTGTTTCAGATTTTTGTCTAATTACCGCATAgcacaacagcaaaaaaaatcattaataaattAACTATACTAAACTTCACTTCCTGGTGTgttctggattatttttttaattactgttaacctcagcagaaaaaaaaaatgaaatcaagcaAGAAGTGGACTCACACGTTTTCAAAATCGCTGCACTTTCATCTCCTCAGTCCATAGAAAATATATGTACTTccaaagtatgtatatatatatattgtatatatatatatacatatatatatatatatatatatatatatatatatatatatatatatatatatatatatatatatatatatatatatatatatatatatatatatatatatatatatatatatatatatatatatatatatatatatatatatatatatatatatatatatatatatatatatatatatatatatatatatatatatatatatatatatatatatatatatatatatattcaaaatgactgCTGACTTAACAGAATGTCAAGGCTGTCTTTtcttaaaacaacaacaccaaagTTTAATTCcactgcatatatatatatatatatatatatatatatatatatatatatatatatatatatatatatatatatatatatatatatatatatatatatatatatatatatatatatatatatatatatatatatatatatatatatatatatatatatatatatatatatatatatatatatatatatatatatatatatataacagaaTGTCAAGGCTGTCTTTtcttaaaacaacaacaccaaagTTTAATTCcactgcatatatatatatatatatatatatatatatatatatatatatatatatatatatatatatatatatatatatatatatatatatatatatatatatatatatatatatatatatatatatatatatatatatatatatatatatatatatatatatatatatatatatatatatatatatatatatatgcagtgGAATTAAActttggtgttgttgttttaagaAAAGACAGCCTTGACATTCTGTTAAGTCAGCAGTCATTTTGAAAATTTGGCCTAAGTAGAATATATGTAGAAAAAGTTCCATCAAGACACCAATTAAGCATGTCTACTTCAGAACCACGGACAGCGCcaagaaacaacaaaaactcaATAACAGTTTCTTCAGTTAGAAATGCAAGGAATGCAAGGAAATTTTGGAAATTTAAGGAGGATGTTTGAAGGTTCTCCTACAACTAATTGGTGGAATTGTGTGTCTTGTGGAAGTAGACAAAATTGGCAACTGCAAAGCATGATGTGGgatgaaaaatgtgtaaatggTAGCAGCTCTAATGCAGCTTCACAGCCGGAAGTCAGAACAATTTTTGCTACCATCAATACCAAGATGTTGCTAGGCAATAAAATTGCAGTAGAATCTAAGAGTAAATTTAACTGATAAGTTCTTAAACAAGCTTGTGTTATTCACATTTATATATCCAACCATATTATATAGTAAGTTAGTTTTACAATGGTAAAATGAGATTGTATGAATAGTGCAATTATTTACATGCTTTTATTATGCTCAAAGTCCTTTACATTTGTACATTGATACACTCAGTGGAGGTTTCTTCCCTATAATAACTTTGTCGGTGGATTGTTGTAGCTCAGAATTAGACCATTGACACTTTCTTCCAAACACAGCTCACACCACATTCACACCCACTGAACCATATGCAACAAAGTCAGGTAATTGTAGTGCTACACCATCACAACATTGTCTTTCAAATCCCTTCTATAAAATCTTAAACTATACCATGCTGCAATACCCATTTGTATAAAACCAGAGAGGCCTAAACTCACTGATTACTCTTAGGACATCTGGTCGCCGCTATTAAAACCAGTTTAATTTTTGCACTGAAAACAATAGGCACTACTAATtgattttaatgactttttctaACACTACCGCAACCCTCATGAGTTACAGCAGAGATCTTtaagattattattatcagtATAATTTCCACTATCCCCCCTCACTTTCCCCAACATGCGAATGGAAGGCAGCGGTTGGAGGAACATCTTTGCCCCTAAGCCGAacacatcattattattactgaAGACAAGAAATAAACAGACAAGCGCCTCCACCTTGGTAGACCCCCACCCGAATGCCCTTACTCCCCACGCCGCCCTCTGCGTGCAACCCGCCGCCGCCACTTGTAATTTATGCAAAATTAATTGATACATCTTTTATAATTGATGTGCTCTAAACTTAATGAGTAATTTATGTAATTAGTCAATTAGGGATAATTCCGACATATGTTGCAAATGCCCAGAAGGTGTGCTTTATAACCCGATATTTGTCCAGGACTTTGGCGTAttcctgtgtgtgtgcgtgttacCTAATTAATTTTGTTATGCAGATCTGCCGCGGTGTCTATTTAACGGCCCCCTTTGCGAAAACAGATTTAATATTGATCTTTCCTGAGCATaaagagaaacattttttttcagagcagAGAGGGCCTCTGAGGGTCCTGTAAAACGTTCCCGTGTGGTGCATagaaatcaaaacaaagcaaaaagaggaagaaaaacaaccaaacacACGCACCAGAGTGAATACATTAGAAAGATTTAAAACtgaagtcacattttttaagtaaCCCCAGCGCCGCATCAGTTGACCTTTTGAGTGGCTAATTAACTAGCACTGATTTTCCTGAATATTCATAGCCCACGCAGCCCTACGCCCGTCCCTTAATTACATTGTTGGATTTCCTCTCCGAGGAGGCCAAACTCACCTAAGGCTTAATTATCGCAATGTATTCGGGTAGGGCCCCTCGTTCCCTGTCAAGGACCCCCAGCCATGACACCTGGCCTGAGAAGGATGTACAGTTAAAGGAAGAAAGAGGGGCGGGGGAATAGGAGTTGCAGCTCCATCGAGAGTCAGCTTGAAGTTTGTTTACATCCTTGTAGGATCCGCCCGAGAGTGTTTGAGCAGACAGACAGCCGCTGCACGCCCCTCTCTGCAATTAATCAAGagcagcatgtgtgtgtgtgtgtgtgtccgcgTGTGTACGTGTTTGAGCTCAGTGATGATGGTGCGCAAAGCAAGACATGATTTATTGTTTGCAAAGTCGCAAAGTGCTGCCGAGTACATTTAAGTGAGGCCGACATTCGGGTATCCAAAACCAAGCGGAAGTAGAAATAGGATGACAATTCGGCCTTAAAAAGGAAAGTGGTGGCCTACAATTTTGAATTTTGTTCTGGCATTTGGGAAAGTAGGGGCATAGTCACTCTTGAAGTTACTACTCTCTTTCCTTTTCacttattttcaacaaaaaaatagatgtcaaatacagaaaagcTACTAGAGAATGTGTTGTTTTAAAGTTATACTTTTACACCTGTGAATtctgagttgttgtttttaaatactgaacttgttttttaaagtttatttagCCAATTTCAGCTTTATCGATTTGGCTAGCAtggatcatttttaaagttattttactattttctaatattcattcattcattttcaacactattTGTTCACATTAGGctcgcagggtgctggagcctatcccagctgacaggtagcttaaagaaacattttgagATCTTGATGACAGAATTTGAAATTAGAAGTCAAACTACTTTGCTGGAGTTTTTAAGTTCTAACAGGGACAATAACAGTCTTTTTGTGCTGTTATACTGTGATTCATCACGTTTAATTCAATGCAAAGTGAATAATTAATTCTTTTTATCAAGTCACAGCCATGTTTATAAGTAATCTGCACTTCAGATGAAGTAAATCTATAACATGTTGCTACCAGCAGGGATACAAACTATAATAGCATAGAATAAATAGCATAACAGGGCAGAGAAGTAACGCTGTTGCAAAGTTATCATTAGAACTTTAGTTTATTCCGAAATATAACTATTACTAAGTCCTTTGGACCTGATCATGCAAATTAATTTGACTCATGTAATCATGTTCACGGTATGAACTTGATAAAATGAGTTATGGTTACATGAAACAAGGTACAGAAGAGACCTTGAATAAGAGTAATGTGTATACTTCATGTTTTGAGTTCGCATTTAGCATGACCAATGaggagtttatttttttttttacagtgattAATAGTATGTAGTGAAACCTGATGTAAAGTAATTCGAATTAATTAATCCTGATCACAgtataaaccaggggtgggtaaactcttcggcccgtgggccacattgactttaaaaatttgacagatgtgggccgggtcagcacaagatacgatacacataaaaaagtgcatccgttaacagtacatatgaaacataaacagaaaaaaggactaaagtattaacatactcatcactcatcattaaagtaaaaagtacaaagtaaagtaagaaggaatgtattaagaaatattaaaatgtaatttaaaaaggatagaggggctgtgtaacacaaaaaacaattaagagtggacagagctactgccgcTGGCTTCCGTGTAactgcgccatcttggggaaaaaaatacattatttggacaacgtcggcgggccggattaaaacgcctcatgggccggatgtggcccgcaagCCGTAGTTTACCCATGGCTGATACCCATTAAAATGAGTTGGGATTATTAATCATAAATGATGTAAGAGACCTAGAATTTAAGTAACATTTACTTCAAATCCTTTCTTAACAGGACCAATGGGAATTCTATTTAATTTTACAGTGATAATGACGGAAAGTGACTAGTCATAAAATATGTGTATTTCTTTTACAGTTTCCTTTTAAATGAAACATAGCATtttattgattgaaaataaatatttggactGCATAGAACAAATAATAGAGtttcaaaaaaatcatacattgaCATATGACTATGGAGATTGAACACATTAAACTCAACTAGAGTCAAGTTACCTGATGTGCCCTAGTGGTCTTTTGCTATGGTctcattaatatatttttgaataccCACCtcattcttcatttttattcataagtCAGACTTATGACCGGAGGAGAGAGAGACTTAgtctctctctcctcctcccACACATCCACATACAAGCATGCATGCACCCTTGCGTGCCATTTCTTAAGTGTCTGGATAATAGCTTCACGGACCTGCTGGGGTCTcacagatatatataaaaacaacaacaacaataacaacaacaagcggAGTGGTGAACATCTCACACGAGGAGGACAGATCGACAAAAGTGAAAGGACGTTCCAGCAACTTTTACGCCAGGACTTTTACGCACGGATGTCGGACAGAACCAAAAAGAAGTGATGCCGCGACCAGGAAAAAACTCCTACAGTGACCAGAAGCCTCCTTATTCATACATTTCCTTAACCGCTATGGCCATCCAGAACTCCCAAGAGAAGATGCTTCCTCTGAGTGACATCTACAAGTTCATCATGGAACGTTTCCCCTACTATCGGGACAACACGCAACGCTGGCAGAACTCCCTTCGGCACAATTTGTCCTTCAACGACTGTTTCATCAAAATCCCGAGACGGCCCGACCAGCCCGGTAAAGGCAGCTTCTGGGCCCTGCACCCGGACTGCGGCGACATGTTCGAAAACGGCAGCTTCTTGCGCCGCCGGAAGCGCTTCAAGGTGCTTCGAGCCGAGTTGGCGGCGTGCAAAAACTCACCCATGTTGCACTACTTCCACCACCTGCAGCCGAGCGGCAAACCAGACCACCAGGAGCCCTCTAGCGACCGCTTGCCTTCACTCACGCACGCACAGCCGACGCACTTCCACAGCTACGGGGGCGTCACCTGCGCGCAACCGGGTGCTTTTAAACACCCCTTCGCCATTGAGAACATCATCAGCCGGGACTACAAGGGGGTCGTGCCCCTCACCTCCGTCATGCACCACCTGGGCTACCCCTTACCCCCACAGCTGATGACCTCCATGTGGCCCCACGTTGGGATGCTACCCGAAGCTCTGGCCCCTTCACCGGAGTACCTACCCTTCGGGGTCCAGCAAAAAAGTATGTACCAGCAccatcagcatcagcatcatcCCAGTGCCAACGGACCAGTGCTACCAGCTGTGCCGGTGCCGATCAAGCCCACGCCTGCTCTCGGGTCACATGGTCGAGGGATGTGCCCCCCGGTCTCGACCACGTCTTCATTACATCAAGGAGATGGTCTGGAGGGGAAAGGTAACCCCCTACACCCGGGTCTTCTGCTGTCTTAATCACTGGTGGATGATGGttgtgcagcaaaaaaaaggttgaactGCGTtagaaatatagatttttttccataatcatattttttgttacaattttgccattgacagtgccagacgtccaatccatttagagtAGTGACTGTTATTGTCAGCTGCTCGCAGTCAAATTAATTGaacgtctatcattgtcaatggcaagcaatgagttatgtaatattaaaaacactatttattttaatattttcattgttATTGGCATTTTTGGAGTTTGTCATTCTTTTATTCACAATTAAATACGTTTAATTGTGATTAATAAAACTGGTCAATAGGAAAAAAGGTTTCACTGATGCAGACTCTTTTTGAGAAGCAGAATAcggattcatttttttcagtcagattgagatttggaaaaaaatgggaaatgcataagtatttaaaaaaacattttttttaacaagtaacATATAAAAATAGCCCAAAATATAAAGTGTTCCAGATTAATAGTTGTTATGCCATGTTTTAGAAAACCACAGACACTGGATTGACATGTGCGATTCTGAACTGGCATCCACaaaggacatcacattttgggtcatgcaGGCCACTCTTGTATCTTAAGTGATATATTTTGGCTGACATAACTTGACGTGACGTCCACAAATGTAAAgatcccagaaaaaaatgtgtgatttattATAAAACTACAATCATGCTGAACCCAAAgaaatttagcatttttcccAAAtgcaatgtatacatttattgaaataattgtattatttattgttattttccagtattactccatttttattttagccttGGTGCATTGTGTTTCTTTTATGCTCAGTATTTATCTGATGATTTGTAGAGAACAAACAACTGATTGTGCTTTTGTGGTTTTAAGGCAAAAGGAAAgcattaaataaataacttcAATTGGTTTTAGAGAGCAAAGCTGGTCTTTAGTATACATTTTCATTAGAAAATATAGTTTAATCTGGTTTATAATGTGATTTATGTAAAGATAAATAAGTATTCACTTTGAAAACAcatacaaatttaaattaaattaaatcatgTCAGTGTAACAGAAAGTGTGATTCGAGAAGAATTTTCACAAGATTTCATGACCTTTAAAACAATGTGGCATAAAACACACACAGCAAATGAGGTGATGTCCCAAATGAATGGagttgaacttaaaaaaaagggattggGAACAAGTTATCCCTCTTTTTTGACGGCGTTTAAATAGTGGCTTTGAAGCTCTCCTCTCTGTGCAGATGAAGCATCACTGAGTGTGACTTGTATACAAACCCCTGCTTAGCATCCCAAAGGTTCCTAGAAAACAGCGTCTTTCCACTGTCGCACGACCCTCTGAACAAATAATTGCCATGCACAAGCCGACcaagaaagaggaaaaaggcgtgggagagaaaaaaaacaaaaacgattTGCTGCAACAGTGAAGAGGAACATACGTTGTGATCGCTCTTTGGGTGTTTTATTTCTTA
It includes:
- the foxb2 gene encoding forkhead box protein B2; translated protein: MPRPGKNSYSDQKPPYSYISLTAMAIQNSQEKMLPLSDIYKFIMERFPYYRDNTQRWQNSLRHNLSFNDCFIKIPRRPDQPGKGSFWALHPDCGDMFENGSFLRRRKRFKVLRAELAACKNSPMLHYFHHLQPSGKPDHQEPSSDRLPSLTHAQPTHFHSYGGVTCAQPGAFKHPFAIENIISRDYKGVVPLTSVMHHLGYPLPPQLMTSMWPHVGMLPEALAPSPEYLPFGVQQKSMYQHHQHQHHPSANGPVLPAVPVPIKPTPALGSHGRGMCPPVSTTSSLHQGDGLEGKGNPLHPGLLLS